From a single Microbacterium murale genomic region:
- a CDS encoding ABC transporter ATP-binding protein, protein MPDGQLIEFDHVTKRFGAVAAVSDFSARVNPGVVTGFLGPNGAGKTTTLRMLVGLERPTIGTTKIGGKRFSELRDPARVIGAMLENPGFRARRTVERHLIAAAKANSIPLSRVGELISFVGLGDDVETRIAALSLGMRQRLSAATALLGDPGVLVLDEPANGLDPEGIRWMRTLIRGLADEGRTVLVSSHVLSEVEQTADAILVIASGKLKFAGTMEDLADPTAGPVVVDAADRSALSKALRGAGFEFEVLRSGLTVRGSDAATIGAVTAGAGVALTTLQQRGPTLEDVFLDLVNDRHVRPAKSVAGAAPAAVAPASASDADEPATHADDATAALFGTVEASERDEDSIAETVDRPTEPEGSEGSEDQPADEAEDDAGSSPADAADSDDANSAQDGTAAEPADTAEDASGAGDTADVDTAPREDARPLPGIAGLAAVASLFNTPATASAADDDADDAEGHVDAEQPSTDAIDDADADAADADSDDSDVTRVIEVIPAADAEPSASDVVADVPLAESESAGTLDETDPTDEFFDAFTGDPSSEDDDEQEPSSDEESEDDDLENAGSEGDDADGDEHDGDEPPHEQR, encoded by the coding sequence ATGCCAGACGGACAGCTGATCGAGTTCGACCACGTGACGAAGCGCTTCGGCGCAGTCGCCGCGGTGTCTGACTTCTCCGCGCGCGTCAACCCTGGTGTGGTGACGGGCTTCCTCGGCCCGAACGGCGCGGGCAAGACCACCACGTTGCGGATGCTGGTCGGCCTCGAGCGCCCGACCATCGGCACGACGAAGATCGGTGGCAAGCGCTTCTCCGAGCTGCGCGACCCGGCTCGCGTGATCGGGGCGATGCTCGAGAACCCGGGCTTCCGCGCCCGTCGCACGGTCGAGCGTCATCTCATCGCGGCGGCCAAGGCCAACAGCATCCCGCTGTCGCGCGTCGGTGAGCTCATCTCTTTCGTCGGCCTCGGCGATGACGTCGAGACGCGGATCGCCGCGCTCTCACTCGGCATGCGCCAGCGCCTGAGCGCGGCGACGGCACTGCTCGGCGACCCGGGCGTGCTCGTGCTCGACGAACCGGCGAACGGTCTCGATCCTGAGGGCATCCGCTGGATGCGCACTCTCATCCGCGGCCTCGCCGATGAGGGTCGCACCGTGCTCGTCTCCTCTCATGTGCTCTCCGAAGTCGAGCAGACCGCCGACGCGATCCTCGTCATCGCGAGCGGCAAGCTGAAGTTCGCCGGCACCATGGAAGACCTCGCCGACCCGACCGCCGGCCCCGTGGTGGTCGACGCCGCCGACCGCTCCGCGCTCTCGAAGGCGCTGCGCGGTGCAGGCTTCGAGTTCGAGGTCCTGCGCTCCGGGCTGACAGTACGCGGCAGCGATGCTGCCACGATCGGTGCGGTCACCGCCGGTGCCGGCGTGGCCCTGACCACGCTGCAGCAGCGCGGACCCACCCTTGAAGACGTCTTCCTCGACCTCGTGAACGACCGGCACGTGCGTCCCGCGAAGAGCGTGGCAGGTGCCGCTCCCGCGGCGGTCGCGCCCGCGTCTGCTTCGGACGCAGACGAGCCGGCGACTCACGCGGACGACGCCACAGCCGCCCTGTTCGGCACGGTCGAAGCATCCGAACGCGACGAGGACTCGATCGCCGAGACCGTGGACCGGCCCACCGAGCCCGAGGGGTCCGAGGGGTCCGAGGATCAGCCGGCCGACGAGGCCGAGGACGACGCCGGGTCGTCGCCCGCAGATGCTGCAGATTCCGATGACGCGAATTCCGCACAAGACGGCACCGCCGCGGAGCCCGCCGATACGGCGGAAGACGCGTCCGGCGCTGGTGATACCGCAGACGTTGACACCGCCCCTCGGGAAGACGCCCGCCCGCTCCCCGGCATCGCCGGACTCGCGGCCGTCGCCAGCCTGTTCAACACCCCGGCGACGGCTTCGGCTGCCGATGACGACGCCGACGACGCCGAAGGCCACGTCGACGCAGAGCAGCCATCGACGGATGCGATCGACGATGCGGATGCCGACGCTGCGGACGCGGACAGCGACGACTCGGACGTGACCCGCGTCATCGAGGTCATCCCCGCCGCCGACGCCGAGCCGTCAGCATCCGACGTCGTCGCCGACGTGCCGCTGGCGGAATCAGAATCGGCTGGGACTCTCGACGAGACCGATCCGACTGATGAGTTCTTCGACGCGTTCACCGGCGACCCGTCTTCCGAGGATGACGACGAACAGGAACCGTCGTCCGACGAAGAGTCGGAAGACGACGACCTGGAGAACGCCGGTTCAGAAGGCGACGACGCAGACGGCGACGAGCACGACGGCGACGAGCCACCGCACGAACAGCGCTGA
- the hemQ gene encoding hydrogen peroxide-dependent heme synthase, producing MSDASEENPTGFTLWAVWRRNPDAPVSETDATELETISEHIENSGVSIRGFYDVSGLKADADLLVWLHGDTAEELQKALRRLRRTELLRTLVPVWNVMGVHRDAEFNRAHVPGFLRGVEPKGWLCLYPFVRTPEWYLAPEDDRRKMLADHGRKGAAFKGVIANTVAAFALGDYEWILPLEADDVTELVDLMRDLRYTEARRFVKEEVPFFTGRRLRFDEIADVLQ from the coding sequence ATGTCCGACGCGAGCGAAGAGAACCCCACCGGCTTCACACTCTGGGCCGTGTGGCGACGCAATCCTGATGCACCGGTCTCCGAGACCGACGCGACAGAGCTGGAGACGATCTCCGAGCACATCGAGAACTCCGGCGTCTCCATCCGCGGCTTCTACGACGTCTCAGGCCTCAAGGCCGACGCCGATCTGCTCGTGTGGCTGCACGGCGACACCGCCGAGGAGCTGCAGAAGGCGCTGCGCCGCCTTCGTCGCACCGAACTCCTGCGCACGCTGGTGCCCGTCTGGAACGTGATGGGCGTGCACCGCGACGCCGAGTTCAACCGTGCGCACGTGCCCGGATTCCTGCGCGGCGTCGAGCCGAAGGGCTGGCTGTGCCTCTACCCGTTCGTACGCACACCCGAGTGGTACCTCGCGCCCGAAGATGATCGCCGCAAGATGCTGGCCGATCACGGGCGCAAGGGCGCAGCGTTCAAGGGGGTCATCGCGAACACCGTCGCCGCCTTCGCGCTCGGCGACTACGAATGGATCCTTCCCCTCGAGGCGGATGATGTCACAGAGCTCGTCGATCTCATGCGTGACCTGCGCTACACCGAGGCTCGTCGTTTCGTGAAGGAGGAGGTCCCGTTCTTCACGGGCCGCAGGCTCCGCTTCGATGAGATCGCGGACGTGCTGCAGTAG
- the hemC gene encoding hydroxymethylbilane synthase has product MTTPKHQRPIRLGTRRSALAQAQSGHVAAALEKISGRKVELVPIVSEGDTNRASLSEIGGMGIFATRLREALLNGECDILVHSLKDLPTAVPNGLLIAATPVREDARDVVLTRDGTPLHELRPGAKVGTGSPRRIAQVRRRAPRAEVVDIRGNIGSRMGRVDTGELDAVILAAAGLSRLGSEVALVREELGLAEWPTAPGQGSLAVETTKDAPAELLAALAELDDEATRLAITVERGVLEGLDAGCQAPMAAHAVVAREEVRVRTVVYAPEGDRRIGLDVTEPLRRGYIRLNGSGNGADAADGADPNHAAREIGLSVARRLLDQGAAGLVSREQS; this is encoded by the coding sequence ATGACGACTCCGAAGCATCAGCGCCCCATTCGCCTGGGCACGCGGCGAAGCGCACTCGCGCAGGCGCAGTCCGGTCACGTCGCCGCCGCTCTTGAGAAGATCTCGGGGCGTAAGGTCGAACTCGTCCCCATCGTGTCGGAGGGTGACACGAACCGTGCGTCGCTCTCCGAGATCGGCGGCATGGGCATCTTCGCGACTCGTCTGCGGGAAGCACTGCTGAACGGGGAGTGCGACATCCTGGTGCACTCCCTCAAGGATCTCCCGACGGCCGTGCCGAACGGTCTTCTGATCGCTGCGACGCCGGTGCGGGAAGACGCTCGAGACGTCGTGCTCACGCGTGACGGCACGCCGTTGCATGAGTTGCGCCCCGGCGCGAAGGTCGGCACGGGATCACCGCGGCGCATCGCGCAGGTGCGTCGTCGAGCACCCCGTGCGGAGGTCGTCGACATCCGCGGCAACATCGGCTCCCGCATGGGGCGGGTCGATACCGGTGAGTTGGATGCCGTGATCCTCGCCGCCGCCGGCCTGTCGCGGCTCGGATCCGAGGTCGCCCTCGTTCGCGAAGAGCTCGGTCTCGCCGAGTGGCCGACCGCCCCGGGACAGGGCTCACTCGCCGTCGAGACGACGAAGGATGCGCCCGCAGAGCTCCTCGCCGCCCTCGCAGAACTCGACGATGAGGCGACCCGTCTTGCGATCACCGTGGAGCGAGGCGTCCTCGAAGGATTGGATGCCGGATGCCAGGCGCCGATGGCTGCGCATGCGGTCGTGGCCCGCGAGGAAGTGCGCGTGCGCACCGTCGTCTACGCGCCGGAAGGGGACAGGCGGATCGGGCTCGACGTCACCGAACCTCTGCGCCGGGGGTATATTCGTCTGAACGGCAGTGGCAATGGAGCGGATGCTGCCGATGGTGCGGACCCGAATCACGCAGCACGCGAGATCGGACTTTCTGTCGCCCGTCGGCTGCTCGATCAAGGGGCGGCCGGACTCGTCTCCCGAGAGCAATCCTGA
- a CDS encoding glutamate-1-semialdehyde 2,1-aminomutase yields MNDRNDDLFAAARTVTPGGVNSPVRAYGSVGGTPRFLASAKGATVTDAAGNEYVDLVASWGPALLGHAHPDVVAAVQEAATRGLSFGAPTEGEVQLARLITERVRVGDLAPIERVRLVSTGTEATMTAIRLARGATGRDLLVKFAGHYHGHSDGLLAEAGSGVATLALPGSAGVPAPIAAQTLVIGYNDRAALEAVFAEHAGRIAAVIVEAAAANMGVVEPDPGFNRFIADTAHANGALMILDEVLTGFRVHHAGFWALQASLGEEYLPDIITFGKVVGGGMPLAAIGGRADVMDLLAPTGPVYQAGTLSGNPLSVAAGLATLRLATPAVYARVDAAAARVADALDAALTDAGVVHAVPRAGNLFGVVFAEKAPHTYAEAQAQEAFRYAPFFHAMREQGVALPPSVFEAWFLTAAHDDEALTRIERALPAAAAAAASASRS; encoded by the coding sequence ATGAACGACCGCAACGACGACCTGTTCGCTGCCGCACGCACCGTGACCCCCGGCGGTGTGAACTCGCCGGTGCGGGCGTACGGCTCCGTCGGCGGCACTCCGCGGTTCCTGGCATCCGCGAAGGGTGCGACGGTCACCGATGCCGCCGGCAACGAGTACGTCGACCTCGTCGCGTCGTGGGGCCCCGCTCTGCTGGGTCACGCGCACCCGGATGTCGTCGCCGCCGTGCAGGAGGCAGCGACCCGCGGTCTCTCCTTCGGAGCACCGACGGAGGGTGAAGTCCAACTGGCGCGGTTGATCACCGAGCGCGTGCGGGTGGGAGATCTCGCCCCGATCGAACGCGTCCGTCTGGTCTCCACCGGCACCGAGGCGACCATGACGGCGATCCGCCTCGCGCGCGGCGCTACGGGCCGCGACCTGCTGGTGAAGTTCGCCGGGCACTACCACGGACATTCCGACGGACTTCTGGCGGAAGCGGGCTCAGGCGTCGCGACGCTGGCCCTGCCCGGCTCAGCCGGTGTGCCCGCCCCCATCGCGGCGCAGACGCTCGTGATCGGCTACAACGACCGCGCCGCGCTCGAGGCCGTCTTCGCCGAGCATGCGGGCCGCATCGCCGCCGTCATCGTCGAGGCCGCAGCCGCGAACATGGGCGTTGTCGAACCCGACCCCGGCTTCAACCGCTTCATCGCCGACACGGCGCATGCGAATGGTGCGTTGATGATCCTCGACGAGGTGCTCACCGGCTTCCGTGTGCACCACGCCGGATTCTGGGCGCTGCAGGCGTCGCTCGGCGAGGAGTACCTGCCCGACATCATCACGTTCGGCAAGGTCGTCGGCGGCGGCATGCCTCTCGCGGCCATCGGCGGTCGCGCCGATGTGATGGATCTGCTCGCACCCACCGGCCCGGTCTACCAGGCGGGCACGCTGTCGGGGAACCCGCTGTCGGTCGCTGCCGGCCTTGCGACGCTGCGCCTCGCGACGCCTGCCGTGTACGCCCGGGTGGATGCCGCGGCCGCTCGAGTCGCGGACGCCCTGGATGCAGCCCTCACCGACGCGGGCGTCGTGCATGCCGTGCCGCGCGCCGGCAACCTGTTCGGCGTGGTGTTCGCGGAGAAGGCACCGCACACCTATGCGGAGGCGCAGGCGCAGGAGGCATTCCGCTACGCACCCTTCTTCCATGCGATGCGCGAGCAGGGCGTCGCCCTGCCTCCGAGCGTGTTCGAGGCCTGGTTCCTCACGGCCGCACACGACGACGAGGCGCTGACCCGCATCGAGCGCGCGCTCCCCGCGGCGGCCGCTGCCGCAGCATCCGCTTCGCGTTCATAA
- a CDS encoding uroporphyrinogen-III synthase, with protein sequence MTSTPETNHEKPLTGWRVLVPRGGPWGDGVAASLRSQGAVPVVAPLINFGPTTDQAALDDALTKLAAGEFDWLTITSATTVDVLFAHRAVVPRSTKIAAVGETTAAALQAVGYEVALVPEEDNSAEGMAQQLLALEPSPRRILTLRSEIAKPVLTRSLIEAGHEVSSIVAYRTVGVPVTDRIRRDVDSGRINAILITSGSVAQQVREQFPNIPDDTLLAAIGPRTAKDARKAGLPITVVADKQTVDALIDAVSHFTLPHAADEFAP encoded by the coding sequence ATGACCAGCACACCCGAAACGAACCATGAGAAGCCGTTGACCGGCTGGCGCGTCCTCGTTCCGCGAGGAGGCCCCTGGGGCGACGGCGTCGCCGCGAGCCTTCGCTCGCAGGGCGCCGTTCCCGTCGTCGCGCCACTGATCAACTTCGGCCCGACGACAGACCAGGCAGCGCTCGACGACGCGCTGACGAAGCTCGCGGCCGGAGAGTTCGACTGGCTCACGATCACCAGTGCCACGACCGTGGATGTGCTGTTCGCGCACCGCGCGGTCGTTCCCAGATCGACGAAGATCGCTGCTGTCGGCGAGACGACGGCGGCCGCTCTCCAGGCCGTCGGGTACGAGGTCGCCCTGGTGCCCGAGGAGGACAACTCCGCCGAAGGAATGGCGCAGCAGCTCCTCGCTCTCGAGCCCTCGCCCCGACGCATCCTGACGCTGCGCAGCGAGATCGCGAAGCCCGTGCTCACGCGCTCCCTCATCGAGGCGGGGCACGAGGTCTCGAGCATCGTCGCCTATCGCACAGTGGGGGTGCCGGTCACCGACCGCATCCGCCGCGATGTCGACAGTGGCCGGATCAACGCGATCCTCATCACGAGCGGCTCGGTCGCTCAGCAAGTGCGCGAGCAGTTCCCGAACATCCCGGATGACACCCTGCTCGCCGCGATCGGACCCCGCACCGCGAAGGACGCCCGCAAGGCTGGGCTGCCCATCACGGTGGTCGCGGACAAGCAGACCGTCGATGCGCTCATCGATGCTGTCTCGCACTTCACCCTCCCGCACGCGGCCGACGAGTTCGCGCCGTGA
- the hemB gene encoding porphobilinogen synthase — protein MSFPEIRPRRLRQSTAVRNLVRETSLESRQLVLPMFVREGIAEAVPISSMPGVAQHSLDSLRRAAVDAAEAGVGGVMLFGVPAVRDAVGSGADDPDGILNIATAALVSEVGDALVVQTDLCLDEFTDHGHCGVLAEDGSVDNDATLERYMSMALAQARAGSHLLGLSGMMDGQVAAIRRGLDAEGFADTLLLGYAAKYASAFYGPFREAVDSQLQGDRRTYQLDPGNRREGLREALIDEAEGADIVMVKPAMGFLDVLREVRDAVHIPVWAYQVSGEYAMIEAASANGWIDRRAAVMESLLSIRRAGADAVLTYWATEAAGWLRD, from the coding sequence GTGAGCTTCCCCGAGATCCGGCCGCGCCGACTGCGTCAGTCGACGGCGGTGCGCAATCTGGTTCGCGAGACGTCATTGGAGTCCCGCCAACTGGTGCTGCCGATGTTCGTGCGCGAGGGCATCGCCGAGGCGGTGCCGATCAGCTCGATGCCCGGCGTCGCCCAGCACTCGCTCGATTCTCTTCGCCGCGCCGCAGTCGATGCGGCCGAGGCAGGAGTCGGCGGCGTGATGCTCTTCGGCGTGCCCGCCGTGCGCGACGCCGTCGGCTCCGGCGCGGACGATCCGGACGGCATCCTCAACATCGCCACAGCCGCGCTGGTCTCGGAGGTCGGCGACGCACTCGTCGTGCAGACCGATCTCTGCCTGGACGAGTTCACGGATCACGGTCACTGCGGCGTTCTCGCTGAGGACGGCTCGGTCGACAACGACGCCACGCTCGAACGCTACATGTCAATGGCGCTCGCGCAGGCGCGGGCCGGCTCGCACCTGCTGGGTCTGTCGGGGATGATGGACGGCCAGGTGGCGGCGATCCGTCGTGGGCTGGATGCCGAGGGCTTCGCGGACACGCTTCTCCTCGGCTACGCGGCCAAATACGCGAGCGCGTTCTACGGTCCCTTCCGAGAGGCCGTCGACTCCCAGCTCCAGGGTGACCGCCGTACGTATCAACTCGACCCCGGCAACCGCCGCGAGGGCCTGCGCGAGGCGCTGATCGATGAGGCCGAAGGCGCGGACATCGTCATGGTGAAACCCGCGATGGGCTTCCTCGACGTCCTCCGCGAGGTTCGCGACGCCGTCCATATTCCGGTATGGGCATACCAGGTCTCCGGCGAGTACGCGATGATCGAGGCCGCGAGTGCGAACGGCTGGATCGATCGTCGTGCCGCGGTGATGGAATCACTGCTTTCGATCCGTCGCGCCGGTGCGGACGCCGTGCTCACCTACTGGGCGACCGAGGCTGCCGGCTGGCTTCGCGACTGA
- a CDS encoding phage holin family protein, which yields MVRGYRDRADDSFLTLLGDLPELVSKLVKAEIDAAKTWISRTAKDAGIGSVWFVIALFFLFWLIPMILVFAVAGLSSWWPVWLSALAVLGLLLLCVLVCAVFGLLKFRKVLSRENPGQAVATDIRIVKDAGDDKL from the coding sequence ATGGTTCGCGGATACCGTGACCGCGCCGACGACAGTTTTCTGACCCTGCTCGGCGATCTTCCCGAACTGGTCAGCAAGCTCGTCAAAGCCGAGATAGATGCGGCCAAGACGTGGATCTCCCGCACTGCGAAGGATGCGGGGATCGGCAGCGTCTGGTTCGTGATCGCGCTGTTCTTCCTGTTCTGGTTGATCCCGATGATCCTCGTCTTCGCTGTGGCAGGGCTCTCATCATGGTGGCCGGTCTGGCTCTCGGCGCTGGCGGTGCTCGGTCTTCTGCTGCTCTGCGTTCTGGTGTGCGCGGTGTTCGGGCTGCTGAAGTTCCGCAAGGTGCTGAGCCGGGAGAACCCCGGTCAGGCAGTCGCGACCGATATTCGAATCGTGAAGGACGCCGGTGATGACAAACTCTGA